The Pygocentrus nattereri isolate fPygNat1 chromosome 4, fPygNat1.pri, whole genome shotgun sequence genome includes a window with the following:
- the nsl1 gene encoding kinetochore-associated protein NSL1 homolog: MQRRSFRVYFGGTHRFEGLAVEMEDAEKEPDYRVNVKSKKVVLQQIARYKSLLKKLLDGQSQLCEDDKEKLCQEMLTNFEIVVQENIIVDGLPWEEAAEEDGDDCEFGALDDMLDEKIVQTTRKRSIYPKKILPYVVRSLKAERKLMGLFENTVKPQEVKRDPAQDTFMSKVSAAAPEMFSQASLVIKSLKTLKQTAEGLHQVLNMQPSAETVEVYRDVFGSSNGEGCPGLCNKAPVRRQTIRRAASETEYSMDYIPLAKIPATSAED, encoded by the exons ATGCAGCGCCGTTCCTTCAGGGTTTATTTTGGTGGAACACATCGTTTTGAAGGCTTGGCGGTAGAAATGGAGGACGCGGAGAAGGAGCCCGATTACAGGGTGAACGTTAAGTCCAAGAAAGTCGTTCTTCAGCAGATTGCGAGGTATAAGAGTTTGCTCAAAAAGCTGCTCGATGGTCAGTCTCAGCTCTGCGAGGACGACAAGGAAAAGCTGTGCCAGGAAATGCTGACG aatTTTGAAATTGTAGTGCAAGAAAACATCATTGTTGATGGTTTACCGTGGGAGGAGGCAGCAGAAGAGGATGGGGACG ATTGTGAGTTCGGTGCACTGGATGACATGCTGGATGAGAAGATTGTACAGACCACCAGGAAACGCAGCATTTACCCAAAGAAGATCCTTCCATATGTTGTGCGGTCATTGAAGGCTGAGCGGAAACTCATG GGTTTGTTTGAAAACACAGTTAAGCCGCAAGAAGTGAAACGAGATCCTGCGCAAG acACCTTCATGAGCAAAGTGTCTGCGGCTGCGCCCGAGATGTTCAGTCAAGCATCTTTAGTCATTAAG TCACTGAAAACGCTGAAGCAGACAGCAGAGGGTCTCCATCAGGTGCTGAACATGCAGCCCTCAGCCGAGACCGTGGAGGTCTACAGGGACGTGTTTGGCAGCTCTAATGGTGAAGGCTGCCCGGGCCTGTGCAACAAGGCGCCTGTCCGCAGACAGACCATCAGAAGAGCTGCATCTGAGACAGAATACAGCATGGACTACATCCCTCTGGCCAAGATTCCAGCCACATCTGCTGAAGACTAA
- the batf3 gene encoding basic leucine zipper transcriptional factor ATF-like 3 isoform X2: MALHSASDRFPPSDAPAERLCRRSESSDDDDRRLKRREKNRVAAQRSRKRQTQRADELHEAYECLEQQNSLLKKEVQLLLEEQKRLAEALQSHEPLCPILNSGLLSAPRTIDIH, translated from the exons ATGGCGCTCCACAGCGCTTCAGACCGCTTTCCTCCCAGCGATGCTCCAGCTGAGCGCTTGTGCCGAAGGAGCGAG AGTTCTGACGATGATGACAGGAggctgaagagaagagaaaagaaccGAGTGGCCGCACAAAGGAGCCGCAAAAGACAGACCCAGAGAGCCGATGAGCTACACGAG GCGTATGAGTGCTTGGAGCAGCAGAACAGCTTGCTGAAGAAGGAGGTTCAGCTGCTGCTTGAGGAACAGAAACGTCTGGCGGAGGCCCTCCAGTCCCATGAGCCTCTGTGCCCTATTCTAAACAGTGGCTTGCTCTCAGCACCAAGGACCATTGAT ATCCACTGA
- the batf3 gene encoding basic leucine zipper transcriptional factor ATF-like 3 isoform X1: MALHSASDRFPPSDAPAERLCRRSESSDDDDRRLKRREKNRVAAQRSRKRQTQRADELHEAYECLEQQNSLLKKEVQLLLEEQKRLAEALQSHEPLCPILNSGLLSAPRTIDVISP, encoded by the exons ATGGCGCTCCACAGCGCTTCAGACCGCTTTCCTCCCAGCGATGCTCCAGCTGAGCGCTTGTGCCGAAGGAGCGAG AGTTCTGACGATGATGACAGGAggctgaagagaagagaaaagaaccGAGTGGCCGCACAAAGGAGCCGCAAAAGACAGACCCAGAGAGCCGATGAGCTACACGAG GCGTATGAGTGCTTGGAGCAGCAGAACAGCTTGCTGAAGAAGGAGGTTCAGCTGCTGCTTGAGGAACAGAAACGTCTGGCGGAGGCCCTCCAGTCCCATGAGCCTCTGTGCCCTATTCTAAACAGTGGCTTGCTCTCAGCACCAAGGACCATTGATGTAATCTCTCCTTGA